From a single Capsicum annuum cultivar UCD-10X-F1 chromosome 12, UCD10Xv1.1, whole genome shotgun sequence genomic region:
- the LOC107850884 gene encoding 2-oxoisovalerate dehydrogenase subunit alpha 2, mitochondrial: MAMLLSKSRKLINLKTKIGLLLPYVYHHHHTLTSPNITTSFGILGLNNHPHLASFRFESTKAQTQLNPMHNIIDHHSQVLNFPGGEVKFTSNLNFIPETTEERVHCYRVLDDDGYPINNDFTQIEKEVALKIYTDMVTLQTMDTIFYEAQRQGRISFYVTTLGEEAINIASAAALKTDDFIFPQYREPGVLL, translated from the exons ATGGCTATGTTGTtgtcaaaatcaagaaaattgatCAATTTGAAAACCAAGATTGGATTATTATTACCATAtgtttatcatcatcatcatacatTAACATCACCAAATATAACAACCTCATTTGGAATTCTTGGTTTAAATAATCATCCTCATTTAGCCTCTTTTCGTTTTGAATCAACTAAAGCTCAAACACAGTTGAATCCCATGCACAACATTATTGATCATCATTCCCAG GTCCTCAATTTCCCTGGAGGTGAGGTAAAATTCACGTCAAATTTGAACTTCATTCCTGAAACAACGGAGGAGAGAGTACACTGCTACCGGGTACTTGATGACGATGGTTACCCAATCAATAATGACTTCACACAG ATTGAAAAGGAAGTTGCATTGAAAATCTATACTGATATGGTGACACTTCAAACAATGGATACTATCTTTTATGAAGCACAACGACAAGGACGAATATCTTTCTATGTTACTACACTTGGAGAAGAAGCTATCAACATTGCATCAGCTGCTGCACTTAAGACGGACGATTTCATCTTTCCACAG TATAGGGAGCCCGGAGTTCTATTA